In Manis pentadactyla isolate mManPen7 chromosome 11, mManPen7.hap1, whole genome shotgun sequence, one DNA window encodes the following:
- the INAFM2 gene encoding putative transmembrane protein INAFM2, translating to MKERDVAPAERGKPATYTGDKKAKMAAKTNKKWVRLATVFAYVLSVSLAAIVLAVYYSLIWQPVGAGTSGGAAGPSLGGSNATGPSGTSGVTTVGSNATGSSLHEAPREAPPLQAARPLAPEPSADSPLAGPLERPRGPEEDEEEAVAAASGSR from the coding sequence ATGAAGGAGCGCGACGTGGCCCCGGCCGAGCGGGGCAAGCCGGCCACCTACACTGGGGACAAGAAGGCGAAGATGGCGGCCAAGACCAACAAGAAGTGGGTCCGGCTTGCCACCGTGTTCGCCTACGTGCTCTCCGTGTCGTTGGCCGCCATCGTGCTCGCCGTCTACTACAGCCTCATCTGGCAGCCGGTGGGCGCCGGGACCTCggggggagccgctggcccgtcCCTCGGCGGCTCCAACGCCACCGGCCCGTCCGGGACTTCGGGGGTGACAACGGTGGGGTCCAATGCCACGGGGTCGTCCCTCCACGAGGCGCCACGCGAGGCGCCCCCGCTGCAGGCGGCGCGGcccctggctccagagccctctGCGGACAGCCCCTTGGCGGGGCCGCTGGAGCGGCCGCGGGGACCCgaggaggacgaggaggaggcggtggcggcggcgtCCGGGAGTCGCTGA